CATATCGGGGATTTTGCAAACTAAAATAAGGAACATAGTAAGCAAATAAAAAACCGCCGTAAAAAGGATGCAGATAATTACAGACATACCTAAGGAAATACCGTACCACAGATACATCGAAACAAAGATGTAACCGCTGAAGCTCGCTAAAGTACAGGCGCTCATATCGAACCCGTCGCAAGCCATCGTCATAGTCGCAGCTATGGCAAAGATGGTGGTAATGGCCATCGAACGCAAAATGTTAATAAGATTTGCAGAAGAAAAAAAAGCCCGTCCCAATCTTGCCGTAAACAATATGACACACAAAAACAAGGCGATTATGGCAGCCCAATCCAATAAAAAATTTACCAGCTTTTTATTATCGATCGTAACGCTTTTCATAGAATATCCCCTTTACTTTTGTCCGTATGTATCTTGTGAACCGACGGCGTAATACATAATTTCCTTATCCGAAGTTTCTGCCGTTTTTAATTCGGCGGCGATCTCTCCCCCGCACATAACGTATATTCTGTCCGTGATCGACAAAAGTTCGGAATTTTCACAGGTCGCATAGATAACGCAGTTGTTTTGCTCCGCGATGGTATTTATAAGTTTGAAGATTTCCTGTTTCGCGCCGACATCTATGCCTTTTGTCGGTTCATCGAAAATATAGACGCCGGCGTCGGATGAAAGCCATTTACCCACGACGACTTTTTGCTGATTTCCTCCGGACAAAAACAGCACTTTTTGATAGGCCGACGACGTTTTTATGGAAAGCAAATCTATAAATTTTTTTGCATTCAGAGTTATAAGTTTTTTAAGTATAAAAGAAAACCTGCAAAATGTTTCCAAATTTGCGGCCGATAAATTGAAATGCACGGATTCGTTTATCAACACCCCTTCTTTTCGTCGCTCTTCGGGTACAAGTGCGATATTGTACTTAACGGCGTCGGACGGGTTGCGTATCTTTAAATACTTGCCGTTATACATAATCGTTCCCGATTTCTTTTTCAACGCGCCGAATATCGTTTTGCACAATTCCGACTTTCCCGCACCGACAAGCCCCGCAATGCCGATAATTTCACCTTTGCGTATATATAACGACACATTTTTGATTTTATTTTCTTTTTCGGTAAGGTCGTTTACGATAAAAGCTTTATCGCCTACATTTCTTTTTGGTACACGATACTCTTCTTCAAACGGACGACCGAGCATTTCTTCAATAACGCTCTTTGTCGATGTTTGACTCGTTACCGGCCGGTCTGCAACTATTTCGCCGTTCCGCATCACCGTGTATTTTGTGCATATTTGCAGGATTTCGTTTATCCTATGACTGATAAAAACGACTGCAATATTTTCCTGCCGGACAAGATTGCGTACTGTCACAAATAAGTCTTCCGTTTCCGTCGTGCTCAAAGGAGCGGTAGGTTCGTCCAGCAGCAAAAACTTACACGAACTTTGAATTGCGCGCGCTATTAAAACCATCTGCTTTTGCGCCAAGCTGAGCGTTTGTACTTGTCTTCTTACGTCGAGATCTATTTTCAAACGATTCAGTATATCTTTCGCGGATTTATTAATCGCACTCCAATTGATAAACTGCCTATGATGCATATTCATGATCATGTCGTTTAACATGATATTTTCCGCGACGGATAAAGAATTTATCAAAGCAGTATCGACTTCCTGATACACTATCTGTATGCCGAATTTTTTAGCGGCGGCGGGAGAACGTATTTCTATTTTTTTATTGTTGAGAAAAATATCTCCCGTGTACGTAGGTTTTGCACCGGCAAGCACTTTCATAAGCGATGATTTTCCGGCACCGTTTGCGCCGACGAGCGCGTGTATTTCTCCCGTCAAAATTGAAAAATTCACGTGAGAGAGCGCCGTTACATCGGGAAATACTAAAGATATATCTTTCGCTTCCAAAACCGTATCGTTCATGAGAGATTCCTCTAGCGTGTCCGTGATCGGCGCTGCTCTTTGTACCGGAGTTATACTTTTCGTTTTACGAATCCGAAGGACAGCGCACGATTCTTTTTGCCAATTATCCGATAAATCGGCAGACGACCGATTCAATAGCCGATGGCTTTTACGAGCCAATCGCTGGTCGACAGATTTTTGACGGCACCGTATGACTTGGGCGCCACATCATATAGATTTTCCAACGTAGTATTCGGCTTCAAATCCGATTGCTTGATAACGGAACAGGGCATTTCCCACCATGCAGTTTGCTTTCCCGTTACCGGATCTACGATTTTGTCGTAATCGTTATTCATTTCAAGCGCCAACAATCGAATTCCCTGTTCTCCGTTTGCTTTGAAATCGGTACACGCGCATGCTTTCCAGACGGATTTTTTTGCCTGCATATATTGAATATCCGTATTGGAAATATCGACGGACACCATCGGTATGTTCATTCCCGATTCCATGATCGCTTTGTATACGCCCCGTCCGTATGCATCGTAAGTTACCCAAATCGCATCGATATCGCCCGCTTTATATTTTGCCAACGTCGAAGCGGTTACGCTGGTCATCGACGATTCGGCATTGTTCAAATCGGTCGGTCCGACGGTTTCTACCGTTTTAATCTTTCCGGTTTTTTCGAATGCGGCATAGCCGACTTCGCGTCTGTCAAAGGGACTTATATAATTGGGGCCGACCCAGACTTTTAATACTTTTATGGGTTCTTTTTTTGCGACCTTGTCAGGATACAGATCATCGCATATAAAATCGAGCAATGCCGTCGCAAATCCCGCATCGTCTTGGAAAAACTGCGTCACACCCGGTATCGTCTTTACGTTTCCGCTCGTATCTCGGAATTGCGTGTCAAATGTTACGATTTTCAATTTCGGATACTGTTTTAACACTTTCGTTAAAAACGTATACGAATAATTTTGTCCGCCGTGCGATACGAACAATCCGTCATAACCCTTTGCAGCGCATACATTTATATAATCCTGCCATGTCGAATCATTGCCGTTTGAAAAATACACGTCGCAGGTCATTCCGAGCGCTTTCGCCGTTTTGACACATTGATTGGCACAGAGCTGAAAAATATCGCTGGATGCAAGATTCAAAATATAGGCAACCTTTTTTCCGGCGACGGGAGATGCTTTTTCCCCGGCTGCAGCAGCATTTTCCCCTTGTCCCATGGCAAAAATCATCGCATGGAGCAAAACAAGCGACATACAAACCGTTATAAACTTTTTCATCACAAACCTCCTATTTGCTTGATGAATAATCGAATACCTTTATTCCTTATGTTGTTCATTCTGCAGCAAGCGGTACTCCCTTTTTCAGTATGATACAGCCGTATTTAACACATGAACTCGACATGACCACCGCGTAAGCATTTTTCGAACGTTCGTAAAATGCTTCGCGGGAAATTTTGGTAAGGTCGGGCGCTTCTGCACGAAGACTTTTGATTATCGCCATAAAGCTTTTTTCGATTTCAGGATCGGCGGTATCTCCTTCGACAGGGGCCATCATCACGACAGAATCTTTTACAAAAGTATCAAGCGTGATCAGGGGTAATATTCCTTCCAACAACTCCGGAATCGTTATGCCGTCGGCTCTTATACATCTTTTTCCCATCGTATGTCCGGGATAGTATGCATCCGCCAAAACCAATTCGTCTCCGTGCCCCATCTGTGCCAAAGTCTTCAACAGCTCCGGTCCGATGCAAGGTTTTATTCCCACTAACATGCGAAACTCCTTTCAGCGTAATTTAAAAACGTCCGTTATCTCTTTGCACTGAGATTCCGTCATTATGTGACTGTTATCGATAAAACGCCTCAATATTGTCATTTGAGCCAAGCGTTCCATCAAGTCTATACCGTCAAACGCGTGCAACAAATCTTTGGCGGCACATAATGCTCCGTGATTTTCCAAAAGGACGGCAGTGTTATGTACAACCGCTTCCGATACCGCATCCGCCAATTCTTTTGACCCCATGATAAAATACGGGACATTCACTATTTCACCTAAAATAAAATACGTTTCCGCAATGAGGCGGGAATCAAGTACGCACGGCTGTGCCGTAGCAAAAGCGCTCGCAAAAACGGGATGCGCATGGACGACGGCATGTAAATCAGGCCGTTTGAGTAAAATTTGCCGATGCATTTCGCTTTCAATGCTTAGTTTTAACTCGGGAGAGAGGTTCGTACCGTCGAATTTTACAACCGCGATAGATTCGGCGGTCAAACTGCCTTTATCGAGGGAAGACGGCGTTATGCAAAATTCGTCATCGCTGACACGCAGGCTTATATTTCCGCCGCTTGCGGTCGTCAATTGCCGGTCGTACAAACGTTTCATAAAGTTTGCTACTGCAACTCTTTCTTTATAAAATCTCTTCATATGCATTTCCACTTAATATACAATTTATTTTACTAAAAATATTGTATATATTTTACTTAACATTAACTAACTGTAACACGGGAATTCCCATCTGTCAACATTTTTTTTATGTTTTTCAACGTATTTTACTCATTTATCCGCTTACTGCATACGGAGAGTACGATAAATCGCATAGTATACACAATTTAACACGCAGTTTACATATAATTGACAACTTAATGATTTTAAATTATAATAAATGAATACGCTTATGACCGTCAAAGAATTGGCAAAGTTGGCAAACGTCTCCACTGCAACGATTTCCCTCGTCTTGAATGAAAAGGAAGGGGTAAGCGATAAAAAACGGCGTGAAATAGAAAAGCTCATAGCAAAAACCGGCTATAAGCTGCGTCATACCCCGACAAAAAAAAAGAATAAAAGTTTGTGTTTTTTGAAAGTTGTCAAATCGGGATATTTTGTCGAACAAAATGCTGGTTTCGTTTCGAAAATCATGGACAGCGTACAAACCGAATGCAGCAATTTCGGCTACAATTTAAATATCGTCGTCGCAGGAAACGATCTTTCAAAGGCGCTTGCGGAAATAAACGGAGGAAATTACGACGGCGTTTTCGTCATAGGAACCGAACTCGACCGAGACGATTTCAAGTACTTGGACATCCTCACGCTGCCCTACATCGTCATCGACAATTCAATGCCCGTGTACCAATGCAATTCCATCACTATGAATAACGAAGAAATGGTATACACCGTATTAAAACACCTTGCGCTATGCAACGACCCCGACTTCGGCTATCTGCACGGCCTGCCTGAAGCGGTTAATTTCATAGAAAGAAAAAATGCCGTCTTTACCTATGCAAAAGAATTCAATTTCGATTTTAACGGCGACAAAATGTTTTTGATAGACGCAAACGTCAGCGGCAGTTATGAATCGATGCTCAAAATAATCCGCAGCGGCAAACGGATCCCTCGTATTTTATTTGCGGATAACGATATCGTTGCGATCGGTGCAATGAAAGCGTTGCTGGAATCCGGCTATAAAATTCCGGACGATATAAAAATTGCGGGTTTCGATGACATATATCTATCTTCCATAGCTTCGGTTCCGCTGACAACGATGCACGTACAGCGTAAAATGATCGGAGAAATTGCTGCGCAAACGTTAATAAATCATATCAGTAACCGATTTAAAAGTTATTCGAAAATTAAAATCGGCGGCACGCTCAAAATCAGAAAAACGACTTCCCTGCTTTAATAAATTTCGGAAACACTTGATATTTTAATAATTTACATCGCTAAAATATCGTTTTCGAAAAATGCGATCGCATCTCTGAAATCGGCTTCGTTCGGCCTGCCCTTATTCAATCCGCCGATAAGCTTAAAAGGACCGTAGGTATCGAAACCTTTGCAGGAAAATATACCCAAGCAGATTTTGCCGCTTTTCTCCGTTTTAGCCCGAAGTGCATTTTCATACCCTGACCTGCCCGCTCCCGACGTATAGATAAAAAACAATTTTTTTACATCGCTTTTAATCGCCTGTTCGAGCACGGCCGAAACGGACGGAGAAAACTTTCCGTAATAAATTCCCGACGCAAATCCCAGTACGTCATAGCGGGAAAAAAATTCCGGAGTGCAATCTGCCGCTTTAACAAGAGCCGTATCCGCATATTTTTCTTTGATTTTCAAAAGCAGCTTTTCCGTATTTCCCTTGTGCGGAGAATCGTACACAATGCCAATTTCATTCATAATTCAAACCTCCCGTATATACGCGTATTCGTCAGGATATACGGCCGAGAGCGGACTTTCCAAAACGACCTCGCCGTCACGCAATCGCTTTTTTGCAAGCTTACGGTAGTCGAAAACGATCGCATCGCTTGCGCAGTTGTAAAAACACTCTCCGCACAAAATGCAATTTTTTTGATTTTTCACCGACACGATTCCGTCCGTAAAAACAAAATTGTTAACGGGGCACACCTCTATACATCTTTTACATGCGCGGCACTTTTCGTATACGATCGACACGGTTTTGAATTTCGCATGAATTTTTTCCTGTGAAAGCATTTTCAATATAAAACGCATGGGCATTTTAGTGTATGCAAAAGACGCGCTGTTATCCCGTATCGATTCCGGGTCGGCACACAGATCGACGACTTTGTTTACGGCGCCGTCTATTACACAACGCTCCGCATCGCCCGGCCGGTCTTCCAATATTTTTGTGCGAAAACTTCTGCTCAGCGTATGAAACGAAGCGATTTTTATGCCCAAAACCGGCACGTAGTTTTTTCGTTTCAATGCGCGTCCCATCTCTTCCAACGCGACAAACGAATGCGCTCCTCCGTAACTTATAAACGGCACGGCAATTTTCGACCGCTTTTCGTCCGGAGGCGGGAGCATCGCGATCGTACGCAATATCGTGTGTTCCGCATGACCGGCATATACCGGAGCGCCGATAAAAAGAGCGTCGAACGCGCCCGCTTTCGCCGCGAGATTTTCGTTTCCGGCCGGAGAGAACAACAGAGTATCGTCTTTTGTCAGGTCGATGATATCGGCCGCACCTCCCCTCGCTTCGATGCTTTTTCGGATCATCCGTGCGGCGGCGAGCGTATGTCCCGCAGGACTGAATACGATTACGACGGCTTTCATACGATATCCTCCGTTGTATCGAAATCGGGTATGGTTTCGTTTACCAATTCCGCTAAGCGCACTATCGCCGAAAATTCTTTTTTCGAAAGCGAACTTAAATACGCCGTAATTTTTTTATTAAAACCGTCGTGAAATTTTTCGTGGTTTTTATACGCACGCACTCCTTCTTTTGTCAATGTAATATAGACGGCTTTTTTATTCCCCTCTTTTTTATATTTTTTTATCAATTTTTTTTTCAGCAATTTATCGGAAACCTGCGTTACCGCACCGTTTGTAATGCCGAGTTTTTCCGAAAGCTCCGATGCGCTGTATCCGTCCGACAAACCTATCGCCTCTATAAAATGTATTTCACTCTGATAAAGCAGGTGAGCGGTGCCGAAGCGCTTCGGTTTTTTATCGTTGGCATTGATCCGGTATTGAATCTTCGCCGTAAGCTTCATAAAGCTTTGTATGTCGTTCATCGTGCCGTCCGTTTTTATGACCTTTCGTCAGTATATTTTAGCTACTAAAATAAATATACACCCATCGCTGCCTTTTGTCAATATGTTTTAGCAACTAAAAAACAGCAATCTGCAACGCACTGAAAACGATAATTTGAAATATTTTTTTGATGATCGCTCCCTATCGGAGGCCGCTTGAAACTCACGCCGCAACGATTTTGTTTACAAAGGCTTTTAAAAATCGTCCGCACTTTTTCGCGGCATATATTTTTTCTACAATATTTTTTCGCGATACTTGACATAAAAAATAAAAATATGCTATAGTGTACAACCACGGGGGCGTAGCGAAGCTGGTTATCGCGCTGGCCTGTCACGCCGGAGACCACGGGTTCGAGCCCCGTCGCTCCCGTAACAAGGAAGCTGTTCAAAACTTCAGTTTTTGAACAGCCCTATTTTTTTACGCCGGAAAAACCGACGAACGGGCAATAGCGCAGTTGGTAGCGCGCTTGGTTCGGGACCAAGAGGTCGGCGGTTCAAATCCGCCTTGCCCGACTGCTGATTCCTTGCCATATAAACATTTATGTAAAAACGATGAATTCCATCGAATCGCAAGTCGATCTTATCAATTCGGCGACGCAGGAATCCCTTGAAATCGCGGCAAAACATAAAGATTCGATCGACAGCCTCGTCACGGAAGTCGGCAGGTTTAAAACGCAGACGGCGGAAAACGATTAAAACCGTTTTTCAAACCGAACTCAAATACCGTGCGCTCCGATTTTGCGGCCTTTTACCGCGGATTCGAAGCGCATAATTATGTTTCAAGCCAATTTTTTATTATTTTCGCAACCGCATCGGGATCCGTTTTTGCCATATGCGCGATGTCGCCGGAACTTCGTACTGCGCCCGTCTTCCCCGCTCCTTTCCGCGGTGCGATAAAAATCCCCTTTGCCGCGCCGTAGTCGAGCGCTTCCTGTAAAACCGCATTTTCACGCAAAACCTGCCGCTCGTCGCGGGGATTGTATTGCCCGAGCCGCTTGAACGCGGAAACAAGCATTTTCCGCTCGGAATCGGAAAGATGCAGGCACGCGAAAACGGCGCTGCTCGCATCACGGTCAAGTTCGCCGAGCAAAATCACCGCTTTTTGCAATCCCGATATATGCGGCATCGCCGTTTTTATAAAATCGTTCATACAGACCTCAAAAAATCGCACGGCATCGATTGCCGTTTTCTTTACTATACTGTAGCGAAAATTATTTAAAAAAGATAGTACATTTTTTATTTTTATAGTATAATCATAAAAATTTTATCGCAAAAAATAATTTTGCCGTTCTATGGAGTACACGAAAGGGAGGGGTTTGTGTTATTCACATATGTCGTTTCATATTTTTGTGTAGTCGTAATATGCCTTGCCATAGCGGTCGTCATCGCAACGAAACTTACAAGCGATGTCGGAAGCGAATCGGAAATGCGCGCATTCAGAGGCGTCATTTCGGGCTATGCCGTTTTTTTAATAACGAACGGCGTATTGATATGGTGCAATCACGGCTATCTTCCCTCTTCGTGGGACAATGCGCTGAGCATTATGAATATAATCGCGATCGGCGTGTGCGCTTTTTTTCGGTTTCAATATACCGAACTGAGACTACAGTCGCCGTTATGGCAATTGAAATATTTCCATTATCTGTCACCCTTACCGATGTGCATCATCATCATCCTTGCCCTTCCGTCATCTTTTACGGGACGGCTTTTTTACTATAACGCAGACGGCAAATACGTTCACGGTTCGCTTTATTCTCTTCAACTCGTTTTCGACATTTTCTATCTTCTGTTCGTCTCCGTTCATACCCTTATCGTATGGCGGCGGACAAAAATTGCAACGAAGAAAAAAGAATATTTTACGCTCATCGTCTTTTTATTTTGCCCGCTCGCTGCAGGCATTGTCGATAAAATAATTCCAGATTTACCGGTTTTGGAAATGGCGATGCTCTTTGCCGTTTTTATCGTTTTTTCAAATCTTCAGGAATCGCAGATTTACAGAGATGCGCTCACCGGATTAAACAACAGACGACTCGCCGACGAAAGGCTTTTAAATAAACTTACATCGGTTTCCGAGCTCCGCCCGCTGTATTTTTTTATTGCGGATATAAACAGCTTTAAACACATCAATGATACGTACGGGCACTTGGAAGGCGACAGAGCGCTCAAAATCATTGCCGAAACATTTCAGGAAATCGGACGTACGTATCACAGCTTTATCGCCCGATGGGGCGGCGATGAATTTATCATAATCGTCGAAGCGCAATACATAGGAGATCCCGACTCGTTCGTAAAGACGATTAGAAATACGCTCGCAGAAAAATCGAAAAAGAGCAATCTGCCGTACACGCTGACGCTCAGTATCGGATATGCGCTGTGTACGGCAGCCGACACACCTCCGGCTTCTCTCATCGCCGGAGCCGACGGTATGCTGTACCGAGATAAAAATGCGTATTATCGTACGCGAAAACAGTTCAGACGATAAATGAAGTCCATCACTTTGCCATAACACGTTTCGAAACGGAAATTGACACACCGTCTTTATCGTGATAAAATTATATAATTTTCTATTTACACGGATTCAGTATAAGGATTTTATCATGAAAAAGGGATTTTACACCGTCGGTTTGATTATCGTATTGGCCGTATCGGCTTTTGCATTCATCCTCGCTCCCGCCTTGGTCGGACGGGGCAATCGTGACACGCTTCCGCCGTTCGGATCCTACGACGGCAAAAAAATAAAATTCGAAGAAGGTTCCGATTTCAAAAAATACGTTGCAAAGTACGCGGACCTTTTTAAAAAACTGGGAAAGCAAAGCGATCCTCTGTCGAATTATTATATTTTCAATTATGCGTTCAACGCAGTCGTGCAAAAAATGGCGTATACGCAGGCGGTAGCAGAGAGCGGCTATGTCGTACCGCAAAGCGCCGTAAACCGCGAAATGCTTCCGGACTTTTTCGAAAACGGCAAATACTCGCAGCGAAAATACAGAGAAACCCCAGCATCGGAAATCGAACAGCGGCAAAAGGAAATCCGTGAAGAGTTTACGAAGAACCGCTACACCGACGACATGTTCGGCCCTTCCGAACAGTTTGCAGGCACGACGCTGTACGGATTAAAATCGTCCGAAAACGAAATCGCTTTTTTTGAAAATTTCGGCACCGAAAAACGGGGATTCGATATGGCGTCTTTCAGCACCGACGATTATCCGGACAGCGAAAAGGAAGCGTACGGCCGTGCAAATGCGCAAAAATTTATCAAATACGATATGTCGATCATCACGTGCGGCGAAAAATCGAAAGCGGAAACCGTTGCAAAGCGCCTCAAAAACAACGAGATCACGTTTACGGACGCGGTAAACGAATATTCTTCAAAAAACTACAGCGATGCGAACGGAAAATTGACAAATTCATATCGCTATGAAATCGAACGCATCATAAAAAATTCCGACGACACAGAAAAAGTCGTCTCCCTTGCAAAAGATGAAACGAGCGTCGTCATCGAAACGAATATCGGCTTTTCCGTGTTTCATGCGGACGGCAACGCTTCCGATCCCGATTTTACAAACGAACAGACCGTAAAAGACGTGTGGAGCTATCTGCGCTCGAATGAAGCGGGGCGCATCGAAGATTATTATACGGCTCGCGCTAAGAATTTTGCTGCGGAAGCTGCACTCAACGGCTTTGAAAAAACGGCAAAAAAATTCAACATGGTGAATGCGGTTATTGCACCCTTCCCGCTCAACTACGGAAGCGTTCCCTTTGCCAATTCCGTGGATACGAGCATACAAGGGCTGTCGGGAGCGAACACGAATAAAAACTTTTTGCAGACGGCATTTTCTTTAAAGTCCAATGAAATCTCATCGCCCGTCGTCAACGGCAAAACCGTACTCGTGTTGCAGTATACGAACGAAGTAAAAGACGAGCCGTCGGAAAACACATCATCGATTGAGAGACAGATTGTAAGCAGCGACGAAGAGGCGGCTTCTTCGCATCTCATGGCGAGCCCGAAACTGAAAAACGATCTCATTACGGTATACTCTAATTACTTTGCGAATGCGGGGAATATTAACTGACGACGATAACGGAAATCCCCGCTCTGTGCAAACGGAAGGGGGTATTTCCGTTTTGTATAAGGGCAGATACCTCTATTCAAAATACGCGCCTGAAAAAGCGATCAAGCGTACGGTTCTGTCGAAACCCGTCGCGCCCGGCACCCTCGTGCTTGCCTGCTCCCCCGTTCTGTGTTTGTGCCTTGCAGAATTATGCGCTTCTCTTCCCGAAAATTGTTTCGTGCTCGGCTGCGAATTCGACGCGGTGCTGTACGCTTTTTCGCTGAAATACATCCCGCACGATATCGCTCGTTTTGCGATGCTTTCTCCGGACGAATTGCCGAAGCTCCCGTTTATGCTCACAAAGCGCCGCGCCGAAACAAAAAGCGGAGCTTTTCTTCCCCCTGCGGGAACTTTCCGCCGTGTTTTGCGTGCGGACTTTTCGGCAGGCACGCAGTTTTTTCCGCAGCACTACGCGGCGCTTACGGAAGCGGCGGAAAATGCCGTGATGCGATTTTGGAAAAACCGTGTCACGCTCATCAAATTCGGCCGCCGCTTTTCGAGAAATCTTTTTCGAAACATCGCGCGTCTCCCCCGCTCCTGCCCGATCGAAAACCTTACGCAGTCGGTCGAAAAACCGATTATCGTTTTCGGTGCGGGCGGAAGCATGGAAAAAACCGCTCGAAGCATTCGGAGCGTGCAAAGCGCGTTTTACATCGTCGCAGCCGATGCCGCCCTCGCCCCGCTTTTCCGTTTCGGCATCGAACCGGACGCCGTCGTCTGCGAAGAAGCGCAGTCGGTCATCGCACCGTTTTTTTTAGGCGCAAACGGAAAGCGCTTTCGCGTATTCGCAGGCATTACGTCATGGCCGAAACTCTTCGATCTGTCGGACGGCACTATCTGCTATTTTTCGCCGCACTACGACGATACGGCCTTTTTCGATTCCCTTGTCGTTCGGCGCATCCTGCCGTGCATCATGCCGCCCCTCGGTTCGGTCGGACTCACCGCGACGAAGATAGCCCTCATGCTTC
This Treponema socranskii subsp. buccale DNA region includes the following protein-coding sequences:
- a CDS encoding peptidylprolyl isomerase; the protein is MKKGFYTVGLIIVLAVSAFAFILAPALVGRGNRDTLPPFGSYDGKKIKFEEGSDFKKYVAKYADLFKKLGKQSDPLSNYYIFNYAFNAVVQKMAYTQAVAESGYVVPQSAVNREMLPDFFENGKYSQRKYRETPASEIEQRQKEIREEFTKNRYTDDMFGPSEQFAGTTLYGLKSSENEIAFFENFGTEKRGFDMASFSTDDYPDSEKEAYGRANAQKFIKYDMSIITCGEKSKAETVAKRLKNNEITFTDAVNEYSSKNYSDANGKLTNSYRYEIERIIKNSDDTEKVVSLAKDETSVVIETNIGFSVFHADGNASDPDFTNEQTVKDVWSYLRSNEAGRIEDYYTARAKNFAAEAALNGFEKTAKKFNMVNAVIAPFPLNYGSVPFANSVDTSIQGLSGANTNKNFLQTAFSLKSNEISSPVVNGKTVLVLQYTNEVKDEPSENTSSIERQIVSSDEEAASSHLMASPKLKNDLITVYSNYFANAGNIN
- a CDS encoding 6-hydroxymethylpterin diphosphokinase MptE-like protein, yielding MRGILTDDDNGNPRSVQTEGGISVLYKGRYLYSKYAPEKAIKRTVLSKPVAPGTLVLACSPVLCLCLAELCASLPENCFVLGCEFDAVLYAFSLKYIPHDIARFAMLSPDELPKLPFMLTKRRAETKSGAFLPPAGTFRRVLRADFSAGTQFFPQHYAALTEAAENAVMRFWKNRVTLIKFGRRFSRNLFRNIARLPRSCPIENLTQSVEKPIIVFGAGGSMEKTARSIRSVQSAFYIVAADAALAPLFRFGIEPDAVVCEEAQSVIAPFFLGANGKRFRVFAGITSWPKLFDLSDGTICYFSPHYDDTAFFDSLVVRRILPCIMPPLGSVGLTATKIALMLRKTDRIPVFVTGLDFSYRAGTTHARGSAPHTARLTSSFRISPAANYEAAFGCSIQKIIGKDGSPFFTSPALLSYVQTFRAYFSESPNLFDAGTTGIELGIPQKDVNDLIRESGNTVGTERDRRKKDANGAETIVGQKDSENNIARTGTDEKAVHEEKTFTERTAFSERKALSVRNFYEKEECALERLKNILSSGRNMSEDERRVEIEKLLAAREYLYLHFPDGLKASFDLSFLKRVRAEIDFFIKDIEVGKSILERD